A genomic stretch from Mya arenaria isolate MELC-2E11 chromosome 10, ASM2691426v1 includes:
- the LOC128206516 gene encoding uncharacterized sodium-dependent transporter YhdH-like, which translates to MDYDNGHFKMTTKRYKVREELEITEEYDGADGSNGNQDGGGAHFQTTFGLVLSCMGCVVGTGNIWRFPRIVANNSNEQGGLVFLITWMLFLFLWSSPLLIIEYGTGRYSKKAVLGSFRKFLGDNHMWCGAWITMVTFCISCFYSVVLGWCFYYFIYYIGHSLPTTEEQARRTFQDYAEDSRWPVLTHAIAVLLAGLCVTKGVKTIEKVSLVLVPVLLLVVMFNFVWSLTREFGDKGIEFLFTPHWKSFLEPRVWVDAISQNAFDTGAGMGIMIPYSAYMTRKNGIVKYGHLVPAVNNLVSLLCGITIFSTVFSTLMLSRPTYTQADIVNIMKDSGPASTGLTFIWMPVLFETVGDFGRVLAIMFFLSLSFAGVTSLMSNFELATKTLEDFGLPRRFGMPLTILITFLVGLPSALDIDILTNQDFVWGFALVINGGMLWYMVLRFGVRKFRQKVVNEYSDNDWNLTILWQITLLVIVPIEAIAIVAWWAIDLITNDSGDGENWYAFGRETLVMTLTQWFGLLLLVILVNVIYIIIRDRKQEKVSYYGKETDPLILPSSGNASSRDLDHSLTVSRDLTGSLKELKL; encoded by the exons ATGGATTACGATAATGGCCACTTCAAAATGACAACCAAACGATACAAAGTTAGG GAAGAGCTAGAGATTACCGAAGAATATGATGGTGCCGATGGAAGCAATGGAAACCAAGATGGCGGAGGCGCACATTTCCAGACGACATTTGGGCTCGTGCTCTCGTGCATGGGCTGTGTCGTGGGCACGGGCAACATCTGGCGGTTTCCCAGGATCGTAGCGAATAACAGCAACGAACAAG GTGGACTCGTCTTCCTGATCACGTGGATGCTGTTCCTCTTTCTCTGGTCGAGTCCACTTTTGATTATCGAGTACGGAACCGGCCGATACTCGAAGAAAGCCGTGCTCGGCAGTTTCCGGAAGTTTCTCGGAGATAACCATATGTGGTGTGGCGCGTGGATCACCATGGTTACATTCTGTATCAG TTGTTTCTACTCGGTGGTGCTGGGCTGGTGTTTCTACTATTTCATCTACTACATTGGCCACTCTCTGCCTACTACCGAGGAGCAAGCGAGACGGACCTTTCAGGATTATGCCGAG GACAGTCGCTGGCCAGTGCTGACCCACGCAATAGCCGTCCTGCTTGCCGGTCTATGTGTGACCAAGGGAGTTAAAACTATCGAGAAAGTCAGCCTAGTTCTCGTGCCCGTGCTTCTGCTTGTGGTCATGTTTAACTTTGTCTGGTCGCTGACCAGAGAGTTTGGCGACAAAGGAATAGAGTTCCTTTTTACACCACACTGGA aGTCATTCCTTGAGCCACGTGTTTGGGTGGACGCCATCAGTCAGAATGCTTTTGACACGGGGGCCGGCATGGGCATCATGATACCCTACTCTGCGTATATGACTCGCAAAAATGGCATCGTGAAATACGGTCACCTAGTTCCCGCTGTGAACAATTTGGTCAG TTTGCTGTGCGGGATAACAATATTTAGCACAGTGTTTTCCACCCTGATGTTGAGCAGACCGACGTACACCCAGGCGGACATTGTCAACATCATGAAGGACAGTGGCCCGGCCAGCACGGGTCTTACTTTCATATG gATGCCGGTTTTGTTCGAAACTGTTGGGGATTTCGGTCGGGTTTTAGCCATCATGTTTTTCCTCTCACTTTCATTCGCCGGAGTTACCTCCCTTATGTCTAATTTTGAACTCGCAACAAAAACGCTGGAGGATTTTGGAC TTCCGAGACGTTTTGGAATGCCCTTGACAATCCTCATAACTTTTCTCGTGGGTTTACCTTCCGCTCTCGACATCGATATTCTAACCAATCAG GATTTTGTCTGGGGCTTTGCGCTTGTGATCAACGGCGGTATGCTTTGGTACATGGTGCTGAGATTTGGGGTGCGGAAATTCAGACAAAAAGTTGTGAACGAGTACAGCGACAACGATTGGAATTTGACCATACTTTGGCAAATAACTTTACT AGTTATTGTGCCAATAGAAGCCATTGCAATTGTTGCTTGGTGGGCGATCGACCTTATAACAAATGACTCAGGGGACGGAGAAAATTGGTACGCGTTTGGTCGAGAAACACTCGTCATGACGTTGACACAG tgGTTCGGACTGTTGCTACTAGTCATTCTTGTCAACGTTATCTACATCATAATACGGGATCGAAAACAGGAAAAAGTGAGTTATTACGGAAAAGAAACCGACCCATTGATCCTACCATCGAGCGGAAATGCCTCGTCACGTGATCTGGACCATTCGTTGACTGTATCACGTGATTTGACTGGGTCATTGAAAGAATTAAAACTATGA